One part of the Mycobacterium marinum genome encodes these proteins:
- a CDS encoding NAD(P)H-quinone oxidoreductase encodes MHAIVAESADHLVWQQVPDVTAGAGEVVIKVAAAGVNRADVLQAAGKYPPPPGASEIIGMEVSGTITDIGDGVTEWSAGQEVCALLAGGGYAEYVAVPAGQVLPMPPGVSLIDAAALPEVACTVWSNLVMTAHLGPGQLVLIHGGASGIGSHAIQVCTALGARVAVTAGSSEKLQLCRDLGAQITINYRDEDFVARLKQETDGSGADVILDIMGAAYLDRNVDALAVDGQLVIIGMQGGIKAELNLGKLLTKRARVIGTTLRARPLQGPNGKAVIAQAVTASVWPMIASNRVRPIIGSRLPIQQAAKAHQLLLSGQSYGKILLTVDG; translated from the coding sequence GTGCACGCCATCGTCGCCGAATCCGCGGATCATCTGGTTTGGCAGCAAGTACCCGATGTCACGGCCGGGGCCGGCGAGGTAGTCATCAAGGTCGCCGCCGCCGGCGTCAACCGCGCGGACGTCTTGCAGGCCGCCGGCAAGTATCCCCCGCCGCCGGGAGCCAGCGAGATCATCGGCATGGAAGTCAGCGGCACCATCACCGATATCGGCGACGGTGTCACGGAATGGTCTGCCGGGCAAGAGGTTTGCGCACTGCTGGCCGGTGGTGGCTACGCCGAGTACGTGGCCGTTCCGGCCGGCCAGGTGCTACCGATGCCGCCCGGGGTCAGCCTGATCGACGCCGCGGCGCTGCCCGAGGTCGCCTGCACGGTGTGGTCGAACCTGGTGATGACCGCGCACCTGGGGCCGGGTCAGCTGGTGCTGATTCACGGTGGCGCCAGCGGCATCGGCAGCCACGCGATCCAGGTCTGCACCGCGTTGGGCGCCCGCGTGGCGGTCACCGCGGGGTCGTCCGAGAAGCTGCAGCTGTGTCGCGATCTGGGAGCCCAGATCACCATCAATTACCGCGACGAGGACTTCGTGGCGCGCCTGAAGCAAGAGACCGACGGTTCGGGTGCCGACGTGATCCTCGACATCATGGGCGCGGCCTACCTGGACCGCAACGTCGACGCGCTGGCCGTGGACGGACAGCTGGTGATCATCGGCATGCAGGGCGGGATCAAAGCGGAACTCAACCTGGGCAAACTGCTGACCAAACGTGCTCGCGTCATCGGCACCACGCTGCGGGCCCGGCCGCTGCAGGGTCCGAACGGCAAGGCCGTGATCGCCCAGGCCGTGACAGCCTCGGTGTGGCCGATGATCGCCAGCAACCGGGTGCGGCCCATCATCGGCTCCCGACTGCCCATTCAGCAGGCGGCAAAGGCGCATCAACTGCTGCTGTCAGGTCAGAGCTACGGAAAGATCCTGCTCACCGTCGACGGCTAG
- a CDS encoding PE family protein, which produces MSYLIASPEHLASSARNLVRLGSVITDANVAAATPTTGVLAAAVDEVSIQIAALFGAHARNYQQLSAQAATFHEQFVHTLATASRAYASAEAVNASPLQTLEQQVLSVINAPTEALLGRPLIGDGANGSAPGQAGGAGGLLYGNGGSGAAGAAGQAGGAGGAAGLWGSGGTGGAGGAGAAGGSGGNGGLLYGNGGAGGTGGMALAGINGGSPGSGGDGGSALLFGSGGDGGQGGTGLVGADGSNPTPTGTQAGDGSSAGPNAAVGDILAVSGGIGADGQSGGPGVGGGSGGNGGAAVAYSNGTSANMLAANGGDGGGGGLAGAGAAGGDGGTGGGAGVQDLLGDSGSSGAALGGAGGAGASGGAHGGAGGNGGEGGYASATSDNYAATATGGHGGMGGAGASGAVGLDGGTGGAGGNGGHGGLLIGNGGNGGAGGIGGSGGAGDIGGAGGNGGAGGVASSSGISTSHGGDGGDGGDGGDGGGAGAGGVGGVGGKGGNGGLLTGTGGDGGSGGSGGDGGLGGNGGHGGAGGKGGNADQHADDGAPGIGGGGGDAGAGGTAGSGGAGGGAGTGGALLGSAGVGGALGAAGLMGAGGTGGAPG; this is translated from the coding sequence ATGTCTTATCTGATCGCTTCGCCAGAGCACCTGGCAAGCTCAGCGCGGAATCTGGTCAGGCTGGGGTCGGTAATCACGGACGCGAACGTCGCGGCGGCCACTCCCACAACCGGTGTGCTTGCCGCGGCCGTCGACGAGGTGTCAATTCAGATCGCAGCACTGTTCGGCGCACACGCGCGCAACTATCAACAGCTCAGCGCCCAGGCGGCGACGTTTCACGAACAGTTCGTGCACACACTCGCCACCGCCAGTCGGGCATACGCCAGTGCTGAGGCCGTCAACGCGTCACCGTTGCAAACGCTAGAGCAGCAGGTACTCAGCGTGATCAACGCGCCGACCGAGGCGCTGTTGGGTCGCCCGCTCATCGGCGACGGCGCCAATGGGTCGGCGCCGGGCCAGGCCGGGGGCGCCGGAGGGTTGTTGTACGGCAACGGCGGTAGCGGCGCAGCCGGCGCCGCCGGCCAAGCTGGTGGGGCCGGAGGCGCGGCCGGCTTGTGGGGTAGCGGCGGAACCGGTGGCGCAGGCGGTGCCGGCGCGGCCGGCGGCTCCGGCGGCAACGGGGGGCTGCTGTACGGCAACGGCGGTGCCGGCGGAACCGGCGGGATGGCACTGGCCGGGATCAACGGCGGCAGCCCGGGCAGCGGCGGCGACGGCGGCAGCGCTTTGCTGTTCGGCAGCGGCGGCGACGGTGGGCAGGGCGGCACCGGGCTGGTCGGGGCCGATGGAAGCAACCCCACCCCCACCGGCACCCAGGCGGGCGATGGAAGCTCTGCCGGCCCAAATGCCGCGGTCGGCGACATCCTTGCAGTAAGCGGCGGGATTGGGGCCGACGGCCAGTCCGGTGGCCCGGGAGTGGGTGGCGGTAGCGGCGGAAACGGCGGCGCTGCGGTGGCCTACTCCAACGGCACCTCCGCCAACATGCTTGCGGCTAACGGCGGCGACGGCGGCGGCGGTGGCTTGGCCGGTGCCGGTGCTGCGGGCGGGGATGGCGGCACTGGTGGCGGGGCAGGTGTCCAAGATCTCTTGGGCGACTCGGGGAGTTCCGGTGCGGCCTTGGGCGGCGCTGGTGGCGCCGGGGCATCCGGCGGCGCCCACGGCGGGGCCGGCGGTAACGGTGGTGAAGGCGGATACGCCTCGGCCACCAGTGACAATTACGCGGCTACCGCCACCGGCGGCCATGGCGGTATGGGCGGCGCTGGCGCCTCGGGTGCGGTCGGCCTCGACGGCGGAACCGGCGGGGCCGGCGGGAATGGAGGTCACGGCGGTCTGCTCATCGGCAACGGTGGCAACGGGGGCGCCGGCGGCATTGGTGGCAGCGGCGGTGCTGGCGACATCGGCGGGGCCGGCGGCAACGGCGGAGCGGGCGGCGTCGCCTCGTCAAGCGGCATCTCCACCAGCCACGGCGGCGACGGCGGCGACGGCGGCGACGGCGGCGACGGCGGCGGCGCCGGCGCCGGTGGGGTCGGCGGAGTAGGCGGCAAAGGCGGCAACGGCGGACTGCTGACGGGCACGGGCGGTGACGGCGGATCGGGCGGAAGCGGCGGCGACGGCGGTCTGGGCGGGAATGGCGGCCACGGCGGCGCCGGCGGCAAAGGGGGCAACGCAGACCAACACGCCGACGACGGCGCCCCGGGCATCGGCGGCGGCGGCGGTGACGCCGGCGCCGGTGGTACCGCAGGCAGCGGTGGGGCCGGCGGCGGTGCCGGGACCGGCGGCGCCCTACTCGGCTCAGCCGGGGTAGGCGGAGCTCTCGGCGCAGCTGGTCTCATGGGAGCGGGCGGCACTGGCGGCGCTCCCGGGTGA
- a CDS encoding glycosyltransferase codes for MSDTVIAVVVTHRRPDELAKSLDVLSTQTRLPDHLIVVDNDAAEGSGANRVGDLVAGQPIPTTYLKSRRNLGGAGGFALGMLHALALGADWVWLADDDGRPRDTGVLATLLACAEKYGLAEVSPIVCNMDDPQRLAFPLRRGLVWRRHASELRTEAGQELLAGIASLFNGALFRASTLEAIGVPDLRLFIRGDEVEIHRRLVRSGLPFGTCLDTAYLHPCGSDEFKPILGGRMHTQYPDDPGKRFFTYRNRGYVLSQPGLRKLLPQEWLRFGWFFLVTRHDPKGLQEWIRLRRLGRHEKFGKPDLGGST; via the coding sequence ATGAGTGACACCGTCATCGCCGTCGTGGTCACCCACCGGCGCCCCGATGAGCTGGCCAAGTCACTGGACGTGCTGAGCACTCAGACCAGGTTGCCCGATCACCTGATCGTGGTCGACAACGACGCTGCCGAGGGCTCCGGCGCCAACCGGGTTGGCGATCTTGTTGCGGGACAACCGATCCCCACTACCTACTTGAAGTCACGTCGAAACCTCGGCGGCGCGGGCGGTTTCGCGCTCGGCATGTTGCACGCGCTGGCACTGGGGGCCGACTGGGTGTGGCTGGCCGACGACGACGGACGCCCCCGGGACACCGGCGTATTGGCGACCCTGTTGGCATGCGCCGAAAAGTACGGGCTGGCCGAAGTGTCACCGATCGTCTGCAACATGGACGACCCGCAGCGCCTGGCCTTTCCGTTGCGGCGTGGCCTGGTGTGGCGCAGGCACGCCAGCGAATTGCGCACCGAGGCGGGCCAGGAGTTGCTGGCGGGGATAGCCTCGCTGTTCAACGGAGCGCTGTTCCGCGCGTCGACGCTGGAAGCGATCGGCGTCCCGGACCTGAGGCTTTTCATCCGGGGTGACGAGGTGGAGATCCACCGCCGGCTGGTTCGGTCCGGCCTACCCTTCGGAACCTGCCTGGACACGGCCTATCTGCACCCGTGCGGGTCGGACGAGTTCAAACCGATCCTCGGCGGCCGGATGCACACCCAATACCCTGACGACCCCGGCAAACGGTTCTTCACCTACCGCAACCGCGGCTACGTGCTGTCTCAGCCCGGCCTGCGTAAGTTGCTGCCCCAGGAGTGGCTGAGGTTCGGCTGGTTCTTCCTGGTGACCCGCCACGACCCGAAGGGTCTGCAGGAGTGGATTCGGTTGCGCCGCTTGGGGCGTCACGAGAAGTTCGGAAAGCCCGATCTTGGAGGATCCACATGA
- a CDS encoding bacterial proteasome activator family protein, which translates to MVTGLSTGNDDPEAEDVEVIGGIDPRLMAVTDEDSDERLLTDLVEQPAKVMRIGTMIKQLLEEVRAAPLDEASRNRLRDIHATSIQELEEGLAPELREELDRLTLPFNEDAAPSDAELRIAQAQLVGWLEGLFHGIQTALFAQQMAARAQLEQMRQGALPPGIGKPGPHGHGTGQYL; encoded by the coding sequence ATGGTGACTGGATTGAGTACCGGCAACGATGACCCGGAGGCCGAGGACGTCGAGGTCATCGGTGGCATCGACCCGAGGCTCATGGCGGTAACCGACGAAGACTCCGACGAGCGCTTATTGACCGACCTGGTTGAACAGCCTGCCAAGGTGATGCGCATCGGCACCATGATCAAGCAACTGCTCGAAGAGGTCCGGGCCGCACCGCTAGACGAAGCCAGCCGCAACCGGTTACGCGACATCCACGCCACCAGCATCCAAGAGCTTGAAGAAGGCCTGGCACCGGAGCTGCGCGAAGAACTCGACCGGCTGACCCTGCCGTTCAACGAGGACGCCGCGCCGTCGGACGCGGAGTTGCGCATCGCACAGGCGCAACTGGTCGGATGGCTGGAAGGGCTGTTCCATGGCATCCAGACCGCCCTGTTCGCCCAACAGATGGCCGCCCGTGCGCAGCTGGAACAGATGCGCCAGGGCGCGCTGCCCCCAGGCATCGGCAAACCGGGACCTCACGGTCACGGCACCGGACAGTACCTCTAG
- a CDS encoding DUF6541 family protein, whose amino-acid sequence MTLWFGTLIALILLIAPGTLIARIAQLSWPIAIAVGPPLTYGVIALAIVPYGALGIPWNGWTALLALAGVAAAVTGFQLLLGRCRDKEAEARGVSRGPALTVAAGVALGTLFIAWAAYRGIPHWQSIPSTWDAVWHANTVRFILDTGQASPTHMGELRNVETHALLYYPSVFHGLTTVFCQLTGAAPTTGYTLNSLAAAIWLFPVSAATLTWRAMRGHLTEWRTAGSAATAAALSASFTALPYVEFGTAAMPNLASYGVAVPAMVLITSTPRHRDRIPIAVLALVGVLSVHIAGGMVVVLLVAAWWLFEALWHPARGRLADLATLAGVAAISGLIMLPQFISVEQQEDIIAGHSFLTYLSKKRGVFDAVFQHSRHLNDFPVQYALIALAAIGGFILLIKKIWWPLAVWLLLVVMNVNAGTPLGGPIDTVAGSLGEFFYNDPRRIAAATTLLLMLMAGVALFWIVTLVVTAARGLTNRFRPLPQPFWVSVTVALLLGVCLVSTWHYFPRHRFLFGDKYDSVMIDQKDLDAMAYLATLPGARDTMIGNANTDGTAWMYAVAGLHPLWTHYDYPVQQGPGYHRFIFWAYAGRGDSDPRVVESIKALDIRYILTSSPTVRGFAVPDGIVSLENSPSWKKIYDNGGARIYEWRGKTAQTHSK is encoded by the coding sequence GTGACCTTGTGGTTCGGAACGCTGATCGCATTGATCCTGCTGATCGCACCGGGGACCCTCATCGCACGTATCGCGCAGCTCAGTTGGCCGATCGCTATCGCGGTGGGCCCGCCGCTGACCTACGGCGTGATCGCACTGGCGATCGTCCCCTACGGCGCGCTCGGGATCCCGTGGAACGGCTGGACAGCACTGCTGGCGCTGGCCGGCGTGGCCGCGGCGGTAACTGGTTTCCAGCTGCTACTCGGCCGCTGCCGCGACAAGGAGGCAGAGGCCCGCGGTGTCAGCCGCGGCCCGGCGCTCACCGTCGCGGCGGGCGTGGCGCTGGGGACGCTGTTCATTGCCTGGGCGGCCTACCGAGGCATCCCGCACTGGCAGTCCATCCCCAGCACCTGGGACGCGGTCTGGCACGCCAACACCGTGCGCTTCATTCTCGACACCGGCCAAGCCTCCCCTACCCACATGGGCGAGCTGCGCAACGTCGAAACCCATGCGCTGTTGTACTACCCCTCGGTGTTTCATGGCCTGACCACGGTGTTCTGCCAACTCACCGGCGCGGCGCCCACCACCGGCTACACACTGAACTCGCTGGCCGCCGCGATCTGGCTGTTTCCGGTCAGCGCGGCAACGCTGACCTGGCGCGCGATGCGCGGCCACCTGACGGAATGGCGCACCGCGGGCTCCGCGGCGACCGCAGCGGCACTGTCCGCATCGTTCACCGCGCTGCCCTACGTGGAGTTCGGCACCGCGGCCATGCCCAATCTGGCCTCCTACGGCGTCGCGGTACCCGCCATGGTGTTGATCACCTCGACGCCGCGGCACCGCGACCGCATTCCGATAGCGGTGCTGGCACTGGTGGGGGTGCTGTCGGTGCACATCGCGGGCGGCATGGTGGTGGTGCTCTTGGTCGCAGCCTGGTGGTTGTTCGAGGCGCTGTGGCATCCGGCGCGGGGCCGGCTGGCCGATCTGGCGACGCTGGCGGGGGTGGCCGCGATCTCCGGGTTGATCATGTTGCCGCAGTTCATCAGCGTGGAACAGCAGGAAGACATCATCGCCGGGCACTCGTTTCTCACCTACCTGAGCAAGAAGCGGGGCGTGTTCGATGCGGTGTTCCAGCATTCGCGCCATCTCAACGACTTCCCGGTGCAATACGCGCTGATTGCACTGGCCGCGATCGGCGGGTTCATTCTGCTGATCAAAAAGATTTGGTGGCCACTGGCGGTGTGGCTGCTGCTGGTCGTCATGAACGTCAACGCGGGAACCCCCTTGGGCGGTCCGATCGACACGGTGGCCGGGTCGCTCGGCGAGTTCTTCTACAACGATCCACGCCGCATCGCCGCCGCCACCACGCTGCTGCTGATGCTGATGGCCGGCGTGGCTTTGTTCTGGATCGTCACGCTGGTGGTGACGGCGGCGCGGGGCCTCACGAATCGATTCCGGCCACTGCCCCAACCGTTCTGGGTCTCGGTCACCGTGGCACTACTGCTGGGGGTCTGCCTAGTCAGCACCTGGCACTACTTTCCGCGCCATCGGTTCCTGTTCGGCGACAAGTACGACTCGGTGATGATCGACCAGAAGGACCTCGACGCCATGGCGTACCTGGCCACCCTTCCCGGCGCGCGCGACACCATGATCGGCAATGCCAACACCGACGGCACCGCCTGGATGTATGCCGTGGCGGGTCTGCATCCGTTGTGGACCCACTACGACTATCCCGTGCAGCAGGGGCCGGGATATCACCGGTTCATTTTCTGGGCCTACGCAGGTAGAGGCGATTCCGATCCCCGGGTAGTCGAGTCGATCAAGGCACTCGATATTCGCTACATCCTGACCAGCAGCCCGACGGTCAGAGGGTTCGCCGTTCCCGACGGGATAGTCTCTCTGGAGAATTCCCCGTCGTGGAAGAAGATTTACGACAACGGTGGAGCCCGAATTTACGAGTGGCGCGGCAAGACCGCACAGACGCACTCCAAGTAG
- a CDS encoding cysteine desulfurase-like protein: MAYDVARVRGLHPSLGDGWVHFDAPTGMLIPDSVATTVSTAFRRSAASTAGAHPSARRSAAVLQTAREAVADLVNADPAGVVLGADRAVLLSALAEASSSRAGLGYEVIVSRLDDEANIAPWLRAAHRYGAKVKWAEVDIETGELPTWQWESLISKSTRLVAVTSASGTLGAVTDLRAMTKLVHDIGGLVVVDHSAAAPYRLFDIKETEADVVAMNAVGWGGPPIGAMVFREPALMHSFSSVSTDPHATGPERLETGLHQFGFLAGVVASIEYLASLDESARGTRRERLSVSMQSASAYLNRIFDYLMVSLRSLPLVMLIGRPEARIPVVSFALQDVPADRVVQRLADNGILAVSNSSSRVFDVLGVNDVGGAVTVGLAHYSTMAEVDQLVRALASLG; encoded by the coding sequence ATGGCATATGACGTCGCCCGGGTGCGCGGACTGCACCCGTCCTTGGGCGACGGGTGGGTGCATTTCGATGCACCCACCGGCATGCTCATTCCCGATTCCGTCGCGACCACTGTGTCCACGGCCTTCCGGCGTTCGGCCGCCAGCACCGCGGGCGCGCATCCGTCCGCCCGGCGCAGCGCCGCCGTGCTGCAAACGGCACGGGAGGCGGTGGCCGATCTGGTCAACGCCGACCCGGCCGGTGTGGTGCTGGGCGCCGACCGTGCCGTGCTGTTGTCGGCGCTGGCCGAGGCGTCGTCGTCACGCGCGGGGCTGGGGTACGAGGTGATCGTCAGCCGCCTCGACGACGAAGCCAACATCGCCCCCTGGCTGCGCGCCGCCCACCGCTACGGGGCCAAGGTGAAGTGGGCCGAGGTCGACATCGAGACCGGTGAGCTACCGACCTGGCAATGGGAGAGCCTGATCAGCAAGTCGACCCGGCTGGTCGCCGTCACCTCGGCTTCGGGAACCCTGGGCGCGGTCACCGATCTGCGGGCGATGACCAAGCTGGTTCACGACATCGGCGGCCTGGTCGTGGTTGACCATTCCGCTGCGGCGCCCTACCGGCTTTTCGACATCAAGGAGACCGAGGCCGACGTGGTCGCGATGAACGCGGTCGGCTGGGGCGGTCCGCCCATCGGGGCGATGGTCTTTCGGGAACCGGCTCTCATGCACAGCTTCAGCTCGGTGTCGACCGATCCGCACGCGACCGGCCCGGAACGGCTGGAGACCGGTTTACACCAATTCGGATTCCTGGCCGGTGTGGTCGCCAGCATCGAATACCTCGCCTCGCTCGACGAGTCGGCGCGCGGAACCCGGCGCGAGCGCCTGTCGGTATCGATGCAGTCCGCGTCGGCCTACTTGAACCGGATCTTCGACTACCTGATGGTCTCGCTGCGGTCGCTGCCGCTGGTGATGCTGATCGGCCGACCGGAGGCGCGGATACCGGTGGTCAGCTTCGCGCTGCAGGACGTGCCGGCCGACCGGGTGGTGCAGCGCTTGGCCGACAACGGCATCCTGGCGGTTTCCAACTCCAGTTCGCGGGTTTTCGATGTGTTGGGCGTCAACGATGTCGGCGGCGCGGTGACCGTCGGGCTGGCCCACTATTCGACGATGGCCGAAGTGGACCAGCTGGTGCGTGCGCTGGCCTCGTTGGGCTGA
- a CDS encoding ABC transporter ATP-binding protein codes for MSEAPRIETRDAWVEFPIFDAKSRSLKKAFLGKAGGSIGRNSSNVVVIEALRDITMSLEHGDRVGLVGHNGAGKSTLLRLLSGIYEPTRGLAKVTGRVAPVFDLGIGMDPEISGYENIIIRGLFLGQTRKQMLAKVDEIAEFTELGDYLSMPLRTYSTGMRVRLAMGVVTSIDPEILLLDEGIGAVDAEFLKKAQSRLQGLVERSGILVFASHSNEFLARLCKTAMWIDHGEIKLSGGIEDVVRAYEGEDAARHVRDVLAETQRDNIAQQPLAHKASGDE; via the coding sequence GTGTCTGAGGCGCCACGGATCGAAACCCGCGACGCGTGGGTCGAATTCCCCATCTTCGATGCCAAGTCGCGATCGCTGAAGAAAGCCTTTCTGGGCAAGGCCGGCGGTTCCATCGGCCGCAACAGCTCCAATGTCGTCGTCATCGAGGCGTTGCGCGACATCACCATGTCCCTCGAACACGGCGACCGGGTCGGCTTGGTCGGCCACAACGGGGCCGGGAAATCCACGCTGCTGCGCTTGTTGTCCGGCATCTACGAGCCGACCCGCGGTCTGGCCAAAGTCACCGGCCGTGTGGCGCCGGTCTTCGACCTGGGGATCGGCATGGACCCCGAGATCTCCGGCTACGAGAACATCATCATCCGCGGCTTGTTCCTGGGACAGACCCGCAAACAGATGCTGGCCAAGGTCGACGAAATCGCCGAATTCACCGAACTGGGCGACTACCTGTCCATGCCATTGCGCACCTATTCCACCGGCATGCGCGTCCGGCTGGCCATGGGCGTGGTGACCAGCATCGACCCGGAAATCCTGCTGCTTGACGAAGGCATTGGCGCGGTGGACGCCGAGTTCCTCAAAAAGGCCCAATCCCGGCTGCAGGGCCTGGTCGAGCGTTCCGGAATCCTGGTGTTCGCAAGCCATTCCAACGAGTTCCTGGCGCGGCTGTGCAAGACGGCGATGTGGATCGACCACGGCGAGATCAAGCTCAGCGGCGGTATCGAGGACGTCGTGCGGGCCTATGAGGGCGAAGACGCGGCCCGGCATGTCCGAGACGTGCTGGCCGAAACGCAGCGTGACAACATCGCTCAACAGCCGCTGGCGCACAAAGCTTCCGGGGATGAGTGA
- a CDS encoding serine aminopeptidase domain-containing protein, with protein sequence MNDDSRLAEWISEQHSRQPVQSTAMTVADGGRFRVTRVGAGQGSPVVLLPGMFDNRRLYLWPGGGGLAEALAGSGLDIWIVERRGAGGVAVDTGVRAGWEEMVRIDLPAVQLLIATHNGRPAFWVAHSFGGVALARAAAETMQQAQIAGLVLVESAVDIPLLANRVVAATVQASMWRGMFPARLFRLGPEDEPVAAFQDAISWGRAERAGGELSAALQAVRVPALAITAPRDVIAPAGRCKRLAQAFGSADRRIQSAARRHGFARNHNHESPLLHPSASADVFPFLRDWFSARLDECTPDTAVTAPVGRHRLQYTVELDAPPEWTFDVLTHHWATLWPVRHRRVRAGVHPRAPDGLRSVRAQRALGVWPIQEEIVGHRPARLIEYRTIRGPVRNHFGRIELTAVPGRGTRLDYSISFDTPAWVPGRLLAAVLDVTWRFYSLPRLRHQTGGGGW encoded by the coding sequence ACGATTCACGGCTTGCTGAATGGATCAGCGAGCAGCATTCGCGGCAACCAGTGCAGAGCACCGCAATGACCGTCGCAGACGGGGGCCGGTTTCGGGTCACCCGAGTCGGTGCGGGTCAGGGATCTCCGGTGGTGCTGCTTCCCGGGATGTTCGACAACCGTCGTCTGTATTTGTGGCCGGGTGGGGGTGGGCTGGCCGAAGCGCTGGCAGGTAGCGGCCTGGACATATGGATCGTCGAGCGGCGTGGAGCAGGTGGGGTAGCGGTCGATACCGGGGTTCGCGCGGGCTGGGAGGAGATGGTTCGCATCGATCTGCCGGCCGTCCAACTGCTGATCGCCACCCACAACGGTCGTCCGGCATTCTGGGTGGCGCACTCATTTGGCGGGGTGGCACTGGCCCGCGCCGCCGCGGAGACGATGCAACAAGCACAGATCGCGGGACTGGTGTTGGTGGAAAGCGCCGTCGATATCCCATTGCTGGCGAATCGGGTGGTGGCCGCGACCGTGCAGGCCAGCATGTGGCGCGGTATGTTCCCGGCCCGGCTGTTTCGGCTCGGTCCCGAAGACGAGCCAGTGGCCGCCTTCCAAGACGCGATCTCCTGGGGCCGTGCCGAACGCGCTGGCGGCGAGTTGTCGGCGGCGCTGCAGGCCGTGCGCGTGCCCGCACTCGCCATCACAGCTCCCCGCGACGTCATCGCCCCCGCTGGGCGCTGCAAGCGGCTGGCGCAGGCATTCGGCAGCGCTGACCGGCGCATCCAATCCGCCGCACGTCGCCACGGATTCGCCCGCAATCACAACCACGAATCCCCGCTGCTGCATCCCTCGGCGAGCGCGGACGTGTTTCCGTTCCTACGTGACTGGTTTTCCGCGCGCCTCGACGAGTGCACGCCGGACACCGCGGTCACGGCGCCGGTCGGGCGGCACCGCCTGCAATACACCGTCGAACTCGACGCTCCACCCGAGTGGACTTTCGACGTGCTCACCCACCATTGGGCGACTTTGTGGCCGGTACGCCACCGGCGGGTGCGTGCCGGGGTGCATCCCCGTGCGCCAGACGGCCTGCGGTCGGTCCGGGCGCAACGCGCGTTGGGCGTTTGGCCGATCCAGGAAGAGATTGTCGGTCACCGGCCGGCCCGGCTCATCGAATATCGGACCATTCGCGGCCCGGTGCGCAATCATTTCGGCCGCATCGAACTCACCGCCGTCCCCGGACGCGGCACGCGACTGGACTACTCCATCAGCTTCGACACCCCGGCGTGGGTGCCCGGGCGCTTGCTGGCCGCCGTGCTGGATGTGACCTGGCGCTTCTACAGCCTGCCCCGGCTGCGGCACCAAACCGGCGGCGGGGGCTGGTAG
- a CDS encoding ABC transporter permease yields the protein MTFIDAAAQSRTFARARGDLLEGFRRHELWLHLGWQDIKQRYRRSVLGPFWITIATGTTALAMGGLYSKLFHLELSAHLPYVTLGLIIWNLINAAILDGADVFVSNEGLIKQLPAPLSVHVYRLVWRQMIFFAHNIVIYFVVAIIFPKPWSWADLSVLPALGLIVLNCVWVSICFGILATRYRDIAPLLNSLVQLLFFMTPIIWNDETLHRQGAGRWARIVELNPLLHYLDIVRAPLLGAHQELRHWLVVIALTIVGWVLAAFAMRQYRARVPYWV from the coding sequence ATGACGTTCATCGACGCGGCGGCCCAGTCCAGGACGTTCGCCCGCGCCCGGGGTGACCTGCTGGAGGGCTTTCGGCGCCACGAACTGTGGCTGCACCTGGGCTGGCAGGACATCAAACAGCGCTACCGCAGATCGGTGCTGGGACCGTTCTGGATCACCATCGCGACCGGCACCACCGCCCTGGCGATGGGCGGGCTGTACTCCAAGCTCTTCCACCTCGAGCTGTCCGCACATCTGCCCTACGTCACCCTGGGGCTGATCATCTGGAACCTGATCAACGCGGCCATCCTGGACGGCGCCGACGTCTTCGTCTCCAACGAAGGCTTGATCAAACAGCTGCCGGCACCGTTGAGCGTGCACGTCTACCGGCTGGTTTGGCGGCAGATGATCTTTTTCGCCCACAACATCGTGATCTACTTCGTCGTCGCGATCATCTTTCCCAAGCCGTGGTCCTGGGCGGACCTGTCGGTACTGCCGGCGCTGGGGTTGATCGTGCTCAATTGTGTATGGGTGTCAATATGTTTCGGCATCCTGGCGACCCGCTATCGCGACATCGCACCGCTGCTCAATTCGCTGGTGCAGCTGCTGTTCTTCATGACGCCGATCATCTGGAACGACGAGACCCTGCACCGCCAGGGCGCGGGTCGGTGGGCACGCATCGTCGAACTCAATCCCCTGCTGCACTACCTCGACATCGTGCGCGCGCCATTGCTGGGTGCCCATCAAGAGCTGAGGCACTGGCTGGTGGTGATCGCACTGACGATCGTCGGCTGGGTGCTGGCGGCGTTCGCGATGCGGCAATACCGCGCGCGGGTGCCCTACTGGGTGTAG